ACCCGCTCAAGCAGCACCTTGCCAGCCCTCGAAGTCTTTTTACGACACGAGGGCATTTTTTTTATTCATGAGCCAATTAGTGTAGCGATACAAACGCCATGCGGCTTCTTAATAAACCATTTAATCCTTAGCAAAAGTACAAACCAAATCGAGCAAAGCCAGATACAAAAAATTCTTACCCCTTTGAATTGATGCTGTTAGCGCGAGCACGGTTGCCGAACAAGTCGAAACAGCCGTACCCCAAAGCCGCTACCAAGGCCAACTTTTCTGCCCCAAGCAATTGGTCTTATGAGGCATTCAGAAAAGTACAGCCCAAGTACCAAAGGTTTTGGTATAGTTTATGCAAGGTTTTTTCCTGATTGGGAACAACATCCATTTGGCAGTTAAAATCCAAGGAATTTGTGAAGGTTTACGTACTCGATTTCTTATCCGGCCTAAAAAAAGAAACCACAGGGGACCAACTTCCGGCTTCTGTAAAAGTTATGCCTGCCCAACCTGCGCCCTCAGAAGCGCCCGAAGTGGGTGTTCATGCAGGCGAAGAGGCCGAAGCAGAACATCTGGAGGTTTTTTTTGAAGCCCATGCCGAGCCGCTTTACGAACCGCAAGGCCCTGCTACTTTTGGCCCATCCGAACCTATTCCCCCCAGTTTTCCGGAAATGGAGCCGGAGCCAGCCACAGAGGAACATGTTATAGAAGAGGAATCGAAGTGGAAGCCCCGTACCAAAAAAGGCAAGTTTCCTTTCTATAGACAATTGGATGAGATGGACTGCGGGCCAACCTGCCTTAAAATGGTGTTTAGGTTTTATGGGAAGTCGTATCCATTGCCCTTTTTGCGTGAACGGTGCTACATCGAAAAATCAGGGGTTTCGCTTTTAGGCATGGCCCACTGTGCCGAGGGGTTAAGTATGCGAACTTTGGCAGTGCGCCTACCCGTCTCCCGTCTAATTGAAATCCCCGTCCCCTGTATTGCCCACTGGCGCGACAACCATTTTGTGGTGATCTACAAAGTGACCCGTAAGAATGTGTATGTGGCAGACCCCGCCCACGGCCTCCTTTCTTATTCGCTTGCAGACTTTGAAAAGGCATGGGCCAGTGGCCAGCACGGCGATGAAGCGGCAGGGGTTTTACTCCTGATGGAGCCTACCCCACATTTTGGTGAATTGGACCCGCCCAAAGAACGTAACCGAAAATGGAGCTTTTTGTTTGGCTACCTAAGGTCGTATAAAAGCTATTTGGTGCAACTTTTCCTTGGCATGTTGGCGGGTAGCTTTTTAAGCCTTTTGGCTCCCTTTGTGGCACAAGCCGTGGTGGATCAGGGAATTCAGCGCCAAAACCTTAGTTTTGTGGTATTGATGATTATCGCTCAGGTAGCCTTGTTTTTAGGACAAACCACACTGGGATTTATTGAACGCTGGATATTGTTACATCTAGGCGTCCGGTTGAACTTGGCCTTGCTCACAGATTTTCTGATCAAACTGACCAAACTTCCCCTCAGTTTTTTTGACCAACGGACGATTGGCGATGTGTTACAACGCATGGGAGACCACCAGCGGATTGAGGCATTTCTCACCACCAATACCCTTTCCGTGATTTTTTCGATGGTGAACGTGATTGTATTTGGTACGGTTCTCGCTTTTTATAATGTACAAATCTTTCTTGTCTTCATGGGGACCTCGCTGGTGTCGGTGGTGTGGTTGTCGCTCTTTTTAAAAAAACGGCGCGAATTGGATTATCGGGCCTTTTCTGAACAAGCCGGGACACAAAACCAGTTGGTACAAATTGTCTCAGGATATTCGGAGCTTAAGTTAAACAATGCCGAACACCAAAAACGCTGGGCTTGGGAACGGATTCAGGCACGCTTATTCCGCCTCAGTACCAATGGACTGGCCTTAGAGCAATACCAAACCGTTGGATTAATGGCGATGAGCCAGATTAGCAATATCGTGGTGACGTACCTGACGGCCAGTGCGGTAATTTCAGGCGACCTCACTTTGGGGGCCTTGGTGGCCATCCAGTACATCATCGGACAGGTTTCCGGGCCGTTGGGCCAATTGGTCGGGTTTATGCACACGGCGCAGGATGCCAAAATGGCGGTTGAGCGCATTGCAGAAATTTATGACATGCCCGACGAACAATCTACAGACGAACCCCTACTGACACAGTTACCCGCTTTTGGTGATATTCGCTTAGACAATATGACTTTTCGCTATGGCGGACCATTTACCGACCCCACGCTCGATAACATAAACTTGGTTATTCCAAAAGGCAAAGTAACCGCCATCGTTGGTACCAGCGGCAGCGGCAAAACCACCTTGCTTAAACTATTGCTGAAGCTCTACGAGCCGTCCGAAGGAAAAATGTATATAGGCTCTGTGGGCCTGAATACTTTAGACAACCGTGTTTGGCGACGTTATTGCGGAACGGTGATGCAAGATGGCTTTATTTTTTCTGACACCATTGCACGCAATATTGCTCTTGGCGAAGAAGCGGTGGACCCAGAAAGGTTGCTCTATGCAGCCATGATGGCCAATATCCTACCTTTAATCGAGACCTTGCCCAGTGGTTTTAATACAAAAATTGGGGATGACGGACGCGGGCTTTCCAAAGGCCAGCAACAACGCTTGCTCATTGCTCGTGTGCTATACAAAAACCCTGCGTATCTGTTTTTTGACGAAGCGACCAGTGCCCTTGATGCCGAAAATGAAGCCATTATTATGCACAACCTGAATCGTTTTTTTAAAGGCCGAACAGTGGTGGTTATTGCACACCGCCTAAGTACCGTCCGAAATGCCGACCAAATTGTGGTTCTGGAACAAGGCAAGATTGTGGAACTTGGCAATCATGAGCAGTTGGTGTCTCGCGGAGGCATTTATTATAACTTGGTTCGTAACCAATTGGAATTGGGAGATTAAGCAAAACAGATGCCCCTTTTAGAAACTGAACGTAGCAGCGAGGCCGTACAAGATATTATCGGCAAACCGCCCCACTGGATCATCCGATGGGGCATGACGGTGTTATTTTTATTGATTGTAGGCACTGGAATTGCACTTTGGTACATTCGGTATCCCGATGTTTTGCCTGCACAAGTGGTAATTACCACCGCCGACCCACCCTTTTCTGTAATTGC
This region of Bacteroidetes Order II. bacterium genomic DNA includes:
- a CDS encoding peptidase domain-containing ABC transporter, with protein sequence MEPEPATEEHVIEEESKWKPRTKKGKFPFYRQLDEMDCGPTCLKMVFRFYGKSYPLPFLRERCYIEKSGVSLLGMAHCAEGLSMRTLAVRLPVSRLIEIPVPCIAHWRDNHFVVIYKVTRKNVYVADPAHGLLSYSLADFEKAWASGQHGDEAAGVLLLMEPTPHFGELDPPKERNRKWSFLFGYLRSYKSYLVQLFLGMLAGSFLSLLAPFVAQAVVDQGIQRQNLSFVVLMIIAQVALFLGQTTLGFIERWILLHLGVRLNLALLTDFLIKLTKLPLSFFDQRTIGDVLQRMGDHQRIEAFLTTNTLSVIFSMVNVIVFGTVLAFYNVQIFLVFMGTSLVSVVWLSLFLKKRRELDYRAFSEQAGTQNQLVQIVSGYSELKLNNAEHQKRWAWERIQARLFRLSTNGLALEQYQTVGLMAMSQISNIVVTYLTASAVISGDLTLGALVAIQYIIGQVSGPLGQLVGFMHTAQDAKMAVERIAEIYDMPDEQSTDEPLLTQLPAFGDIRLDNMTFRYGGPFTDPTLDNINLVIPKGKVTAIVGTSGSGKTTLLKLLLKLYEPSEGKMYIGSVGLNTLDNRVWRRYCGTVMQDGFIFSDTIARNIALGEEAVDPERLLYAAMMANILPLIETLPSGFNTKIGDDGRGLSKGQQQRLLIARVLYKNPAYLFFDEATSALDAENEAIIMHNLNRFFKGRTVVVIAHRLSTVRNADQIVVLEQGKIVELGNHEQLVSRGGIYYNLVRNQLELGD